ACCTGGTTACCGAACTTGGAGACCTGTTACTGGCAGCACAACTGACTGGCGAGATGGGCTTGAATGGAACGTAACCTTGGACACTGCAGTGCCTGGGCAATCCATTGCTAAAGTCGGTTCGGGCATTGTTCTTGCCGTATCCTCAAGAGACGCTGCTCCTGGCACCCGACTGGAAATCGGCTACGACGCCACCACAGGCGAGCAACTCTGGATTGAAAACCGAACCCACCTAATCCCTGGCTCAAACAACTACAACCTCCAAGGACCCATAGCAGAAGGCGTCTACACAGAGTACATACAAGAAAAACAGGCATGGTACGGTTTTAGCACCCAAACTGGCGAACAACTGTGGGGACCAACTGAGGCAACCTCTAACGCGTGGAGCGTCTACAACACTGGCTCAGCAATCGCATACAACACGCTTTACTCGCTTTGCTTTGACGGACTACACGCCTACGACCTCACAACAGGCGACCACCTCTGGGATTTCGCAGCCCTAAGCAGCGGAGTACAAACCATCTACGGCATCTGGCCCTTTGACCTAGGCAGCTTCACCATCGCAGACGGAAAAGCCTACATCTCAGTAGGACACTCACACGGCGTTCTACCCCAATTCGCAGACGCAAAAATGTACTGTGTCAACGCAACCAGCGGCGAAGAAATCTTTAGCGTTTTAGGCTGGATGCAAGACGGCTGGACCAACGCCCCCGCAATCGCAGACGGCTACCTAGTGACCGAAAACGGCTACGACAAACAAATCTACTGCTTTGGCAAAGGACAAAGCGCAACCACCGTAACATGCTCTTCTGTAATAGGCAGCACCACCAGCGTCCTAATTGAAGGTTCAGTAACTGACCAATCACCCGGTCAAACCTGCCTTGGCATACCCGCAGCAGGTACCCCCGCAATCTCTGACGACTGCATGAGTGACTGGATGGAATACCTCTACATGCAACAACCCAAACCCACACAAGCAACAGGCGTCACCGTATACCTAACCGCTATTGACCCCAACGGCAACACCCAAGACATAGGAGCCGTAACCAGCGACATAGACGGCAACTTTGCAATCCAATGGACACCCCCAGTACCCGGCGTCTACACCGTAAAAGCTTCCTTTGAAGGCACAGAATCCTACTTCAAATCCTACGCAACAACCTCCTTTGCAATAGCCAACGCCCCCGCACCTTCAGTATCCCCACAACCCACCACAACTGTCCCACCAACAACAGCATCACCCACACAAACCGTTGAACCCTCCCCCTCCACTGCTCCCCCACCAACAAGCGAAACACCAACCACCACCTACATAGCAATTGCAGCCGCAGCCATAATCATCATAGTCGCAGTCGCCGCTATAGTTCTTCGCAGACGCCAATAACCCAATGAAAAACTCTTCCCCTTCCCTTTTTCTTTTTTAGTTACCTGAAAAAATGCAGGTTGAGGCTGAATGGGCTCTGGTTAAGCGGATGATAATGCGTTAACAGCAAAAATCACTGCGCAGGTTTCTTTCTCCTTAGGTAGTAGTTCCAGAGCCCCAGCAACCTTTGTTTACCTTAGGTTCTGTTTAGGTGTTACTGGTTTGGTGTTGTTGCTTTTGTTGCTTTTGTTGCTGTGTTCCATACTTTGTCGAAATGGTTTTGGCATATTTCTATACAGCCTGTGTGGTCGGTGAATAGTGCGGGTTTTTTTCCTAGCCCTAATCCTGGAACCAGAATGACTGTTGCTGCGGTTTTGTCTCTTATGACTACTTCTGCTTTTGGGAAATCGGTTATGTATCTGATTTGACAGTTTTTCTCTTGCAATACGTCCATAAATTTTTTGTCAAAGTGCTTGGGGTTTGCTTTTTCGGTGATTAACCTGTATTTTACGCCTCTTCTTAGGATTTTTATGTGCAAGTCCGATAGGTTGATGAAGCATTCTTGAAAGGCGTTTTTATTTATCAAAACATCAATGCATTCTTTTAGTTTGTTATGTGCTTCAATTACATCTTCTATCTCTGTTTGTTTTCTTCTCTCAACAATCTTGAATATGTATCCCTTGTGAGCTGGCTCGTTTTTTGTCTTATACTCCTGCACCAATTCCAGAGCACTTTTCTTGATTTTATCATAATGCTTTTTTTGCTGATTTAGCAGTATGGGAATTCCTTTTTCTAAAGGCAACGCCTGATACAGAGTTGGTTTCCCAATTATCTTTTCTACTAAACCCATTTTCTGGAGTTGCTCAATTACTTGATACGTGCTTGACCTATCTATGTTTGCTATCCTCGAGATTTCATGTACCTTTTCTTTTTCGGTTTGAATCAAAACTATGTATATTCTAGCTTGCAGCTGAGTTAACCCTAATTCTTGCAGGGTCTTAACGTCTCTGTCCTTGTATTCCATTTTCTCTCCCCTACGTTAACATATTCTTCTCGTGTTTTGAACTTAAATCTTTGTAAAACTGGTTAACTTTGACCGATTCTGTTGTGGTTGGCGTACACCACCACTTTTTAAAAACAATCTTCGTGAACAATTGTCCCATAAATTGAATGAGGAAAAAAATTGTCTAAACTTTCCATATTTAACACAACGAACAATCATAAAGAAAAAACAAGGCTGCTATTGACTGTGCTTTTGGCTGTATCTTTGACCGCTGGAACCTTTTTTGCTACCGCTCCCACTGTTTCTGCACATGACCCTCCAATAGACGTTCCCACATATGCTTACTTGGCTATTTCACCTAATCCCGTAGGGATTGACCAGTCAGTGTTTCTTGTTATGTGGCTTCACGCTGCACCATACACTGCTGACGGAATTGCTGGAGACCGCTGGCACGACTTCACCATTGACGTTACAAAACCTGACGGAACCACAGAAACCCTTGGACCCTTCATCTCAGATTCTACTGGCTCGACATACACAATATACACTCCTGACCAACTAGGCGACTACACCTTTGACTTCCACTACTCAGGGCAAGTTTTGTCTTTGTATCACCCTGAAAACGGCTTACCGGGGTCAACAACCCGAGGCGTTGGCGGAGGTGAAACTGCTGGCGACTTTATAGGCGACACATTCCTTCCAAGCAGCGCAACTGAGACCCTCACTGTTCAATCCGAGCAAGTAGCCCCAGTTGAAGACTATCCGCTTCCAACTGAATACTGGACACGCCCCATAGAAATGCAAAACACTGCATGGGCAAGCATCAGTTCTAACTGGCTTGGCGGCGCAAACTTTGGCACTTTCCAACAAACAGGGTATAACCTTTGGCAGCAAGGCGGCGTTGCACCCGAAACAGGCCACATTGTATGGACACACCCCATAGAAATGGGCGGCATTGTTGGTGGAGTAAGCCAAATTCCTGCAGTAGGCTTCTACTCTGGAGGTTCATACGAAGGCAGATTCGCTAATACAATAATCATGTATGGGCGACTGTACTATCAAGAACCCTTGGGTCACTCTAATACTGGCGGTGGTTACACCTGTATTGATTTGAGCACTGGCGAGATTGTCTGGCACAGTGACGAGATGGGCGTAATCGACGGCAAACCTGTACCCACATTTGGTCAACTCTTTGACTACGAATCCATGAATCAGCACGGCGTTGTTTGCGGCACTTTGTGGGCGACTACAGGAAGTTCACAGTACGCTGCAACCGAAGGCAGCACATGGATAGCCTATGACGCATTCACAGGCAAATGGATGTACAATCTAACCGGCGTTCCTTCAGGCACCACCGTGTACACTGACAAAGGCGAAGTACTAATCTACGTCCTTGATTACGACAACCGCTGGATGGCTCTGTGGAACAACACCCAAGACCAAACAGGACTGCAAAGATCACTTGGAACAGGAAGCAACGCCTACCAATGGAGACCCAACGGCAAAGAAGTTGACATGAGCACTGCTTACACTTGGAACGTTACAATACCCAATCTGCCCGGAAACTCTGACCCCTCCATCTATGCAGTTCTGCCAGGAGACATAATATTTGGCCGGAGCAGCGGCGTATCCCCTGGAGTAGGTGACAAATTCACCCCCAACCCATACACCTTGTGGGCGATAAGTGATAACCCTGCAAACAGAGGCGAACTGCTGTGGATCCAAGATTACCCCGCTCCTGACGGTGACCTTACACGACGGTTAGGTCCTGTTGACCCCGTTAATCGTGTATGGACAATGTTTGACGTTGAAACAATGCAGTGGCTAGGCTATAGTTTGGATAATGGCGATTTGCTGTGGGGTCCAACGGATACAACTATTCGTGCATATGAATACTACGGCAGTGGTGAAGGCGGTGGACAACGCGGAGTTACTGCTTATGGCAATCTTTACGTACAGGGCTTTGGCGGCGAAATCTTCTGCTATGACCTAAGCAACGGCAACTTGATGTGGAAATACAACAACACCAACAGCGGCTTGGATACCCCGTGGGGTCTTCGCCCAATCTTTTTGGCTTCTGTTGCTGACGGAAAAGTCTACGCTTTCAACAACGAGCACTCACCTAACGTGCCACTCTACAAAGGTCAACAAGTCTACTGCGTTGATGCCTACACTGGCGACGAAATCTGGACCATGGATGGCTGGGCAGGTCAAACTGGAGGCAGAGGAACTTCAACTTCTGTTCTTGCAGATGGCTTCTTTGTCTACTACAACTACTACGACGGACAAGTTTACTGTGTCGGCAAAGGCGCAAGCGCTACCACAGTAACAGTGTCACCCAAAGTTTCAACGCAAAACAGCATGATACTCATAGAAGGCAAAGTCACCGACATATCGCCAGGCACAGACCAGACCGAATTAGCTATGCGTTTCCCCGATGGCGTTCCAGCTGTATCTGACCAAGCCATGAGTTCTTGGATGGAATACCTCTACATGCAAAAACCAATTCCGCAAGACGCAACAGGCGTTACCGTGCACCTAACAGCAACTGACCCAAACAATAACCTCCAAGAAATCGGTTACGTCACCGCTGACCTAAGTGGCTCATACAGCATCACCTGGACACCCCCAGTTGAAGGCACATACACCATCGTCGCAAACTTCGAAGGCTCCGAAGCTTACTATCCCTCCTGTGCAGAAACCGCCCTAGCAGTTGGACAAGCAATGGCAACTCCAATTGTTCCCTCATCACCTTCCGCAAGCCAAACCCCCTCAGCTTCACAGTCCGCTTCACCTTCCCCAAGCACTGCTCCTCCACCAACCAGTGAGATGCCAACCACCACCTACATCGCCATAGCCGCAGCCGTAGCAGTCATTGTCATCATAGCAGCCGCCATCATGCTTCGAAGACGCCAATAAACCCATGCAAAAAACTCTTCCCCTTTCTTTTTTTAGTCACAAAAAACAGGAAGAAAATCCAAGTTGGGGCTGAATGGGCTCTGATATTGATAATGCATTAGCAGCATCATCATTAAACGGTTCATTTTCTCTTTCCTATTTGGGTTCAGAGCCTCAGTAAACCCTTTCTTTCTGTTGATTACTGTTTGAATTCGCAAAATGTTCTTTGATTGATGGCTGTTAAAAGAAGCAGCTTGAAAAAAGAGGTGTGGTTTGTGTTGGTTTAACTGTTAGGGTTGAGCGGCTTTTGAGTTTTTGAATGCTCTGGTGTACATGTTGGCTGATACGCCTGCGACTAAGCCGCCTATGGGGTCGTTGGTTAGGGCGCCTAATGTTTTGAGTATGCCGGGTTTGGCTTGGTCGAAGCGGACGAATTCGAATACGCCTTTGGAGCCTGCGATGTAGTCGGCTACTGCTATTCCGATGAGTTCGTCTGCTACTAAGCCGGGTTTTCCGTCAAAGCGTTCTAAGGTTAAGCCGGGGATTCTTTCGGCTTCGGCTTCTTTTTGCAGCAAAAACGCTCCCGTGATAAGCGTGGAAACATTTACGTCCGAGAGGGCATCCAAAAACTCGTCAGTTAGGACTTCTTCGGCTTTCTCTTTGGTTTCCACGCCGGGGTGAGGAACATAAAATTCTAATGCGCAATCCAGCAGTTCACGCAACCCAATGCCGTGTTTTTCCAAAAACTTTAGCAGTGCGGGCTTAGTTGTCTGGTTCATCTTTATCAACGCATCAGTAAATACAAGGTTTTTCTTAAGCCTTACGCACCCAACGCCGCTCTAAATCCACGTAACACCATGCTTCTTTTTCGGATTTTTGTGCAATGTTTATATTTTCAAAGTGGGATGGATAATCCGTTCTATCTGAAGAAGAGGAAAAACCGTGACGAAAAATACCCGTTTGTACGTAACCGCCATAGCAGTTATTGTTGTTGTAGCTGTGGTTGGTGTTGGAACTTTCTTGTTGTATCAAGGGCAAGACCCTACTGGCGACACTGGCGCTCCTGTTGCCACTTTGACAGATAACACTGGATATGTCTTGAATTTAACCGAGTACCCAGAGCGCATAGTTTCTTTGGCTCCAGCTAACACTCAGATACTCTTCGCCGTAGGAGCAGGCGACAACGTAGTGGGCGTAACCGACTACTGCAATTACCCCTACGACTTCTCAGCTTGGGTAGAAGCAGGCAACATGTCAAGCATAGGCAACTACTTCAACCCTAACATTGAACCCATCGTGGACTTGAACCCTGACCTGGTTCTTGCAAGCTTAGGAAGCATCGACGTAGTTGACCAACTTCGCGACCTAGGCTACAATGTTTTAACCCTCAACCCCCCAGACCTAAACGGCGTGCTTGACAACGTCATCTTAGTAGGACAAGCCACAAACCACGAAAACCAAGCAACCACCCTAGTCAACGAACTGCAGCAAAGAATCGACACCGTTGAAACCGCACTGCAAGACACAACAACCACCCCAAAAGTCTACATTGAAATCTGGAGTGACCCCTACACCAGCGCCGGCAAAGACACCGCCATCAACGAATTAATCAAACTCGCAGGCGGACAAAACATCTTCGAAAACGCAACCAACCCCTACCCACAAGTCAGCTCCGAAGCCATAATCGAACAAAACCCCGACATCATCATCTTCCCAACATCCATGGGTGAAGACGCTTTCTGGGGCAGCTTTGATGAAGTATCACACCGCGATGGATGGAGCAACATACCCGCCATACAAAACAACGACCTCTACACCATAAACGGCGACCTAATCAACCAGCCAGGACCACGCCAAGTAGACGCCCTAGAAGCTCTCGCACAGATAATTCACCCTGAACTCTGCGGCGAATACACAGGCACCACCTAAACCTACTTCTTTTCTTTTTGTTGTTTGGAGAAAAAATCTTGGAGCCCCGAAAACCCGCAAGCTCTACACGTACTTCCCGATGGAAACTTCATTTCCTATTGCTTATTTTGCTCTTCGTAGTTGTCGTCTTCATATCTTTGAATTTTGGTTTCTCCCAAATTCCCCTTCCCGACGTTTCCCAGATACTGCTCAAAAACATCCCAGGAATAGGTGGAAGCATTCAACTTACTGATTTTCAAGCCCTCAAAGAACCTATAATCATGGCGATTCGTTTGCCCAGAATTCTGTGCGGTGCTTTGGTGGGGGCGGCTTTGGCTGCTTCAGGAACCATCTATCAGGGCATGTTCCGAAACCCCATGGCTGACCCCTTTGTTATCGGTGCCTCTCAGGGCGCAGCGTTAGGTGCCGCAATCGCTATTGTTTTGGGCGTGGGCACCTCTGTTTTTGGTTCTAGCGCAATTCCTGTTTTCGCGTTTTTGGGTTGCATAACTTCCGTGCTTATTGTGTACTCTATATCGCGCATCGGTTCGCGTGTTCCTATAACTACGTTGTTGCTTTCAGGTATCGCCATTGGTCTCTTCGAATTAGCTATAGTTACTTACCTGCAGACCATCGCAGGCGAGAAGCTGGGTCCTTTGACGTTTTGGATAATTGGCAGCTTAAGCTCTTCACGCATAACATGGGGCGGCTTACTAAGCATCCTACCCTTCGTCGTGGTAGGCATCATCATAACTTATCTTTACTCGCGTGACCTAAACATTTTTACTTTAGGAGAAGACCAAGCCCAGCACTTGGGCATTAACTTGGAGCGAACAAAACTGATTCTGCTAATCACAGGAGCATTCATGACCGCAGCAGCTGTTTCCATTAGCGGCTTGATTGGGTTTATCGGCTTAATGATTCCGCACCTGACCCGCCTGCTGGTAGGTCCCGACCACCGCGTTTTATTGCCCGCGTCGGTGCTGCTGGGCGCCTCCTTCTTGGTGCTGTGTGACGGCGTGGCAAGGTTGCTTACGTCTCCTTCTTCTCCCAGTGAAGTGCCAGTGGGCGTGATAACGGTTGTTTGCGGAGTGAGCTTCTTCTTGTTTTTGCTGCGGCGAAAGAAAAGGGTGGATGCGTTTTGAGAGGTGAACAGCTCTGGTAAACTTGAAAATTGAGGGTGTCTCCTGCTTCTATGACTCTGTCAAAGTGCTCGAAGACGTCTGTTTATCCGTGGAGACAGGTACGTTCTTGGGCATTTTAGGTCCTAACGGCTCAGGGAAAACTACGCTGCTCAAAAGCATCAGCCGCGTCCTCAAACCCCAAAAAGGCGCGATTTTGCTTGACGACTCAGACGTGTACCAAATGAAAACCTCTGAAGCCGCCAAAAACATGGCAGTTGTCCCCCAAGACAGCTCCATCACGTTTAGCTTCAAAGCCTTAGACATCGTACTTATGGGGCGCACCCCGCATCTGTCACGTTTTGAAACCGAAGGCGACAAAGACCTCGCCATAGCACGACAAGCCATGGAGTACACGGGAACATGGCACCTAGCCGACCGTCTAGTCACTGAGCTTAGCGGCGGAGAACGCCAAAGAGTAATCATAGCACGTGCCCTAACCCAGCAACCAAAAATCCTGCTCCTTGACGAACCCACCAGCCACCTAGACATTTGCAACCAACTCGAAATCATGGACCTGCTCAAACACCTATGCAAAGAACAAAAACTGCTAATCATCGGCGTCTTCCACGACTTCAACCTCGCCGCACGCTACTGCGACTCCATAATCCTTCTCAAAGACGGCAAAATCGTAGACGCAGGCAAAACCGCAAACACCCTAAACAGCGAAAACATCCAAAAAGTCTTTGGCATAGACACTATCGTAAACCGCCACCCCGTAACTGATTTGCCCTACGTCATACCCATCTCTAAACCCAAAGACCAAAAACGCAAAAACATACGAGTGCACCTGATTTGCGGCGCAGGAACAGGCAGTATGCTCATGAAAATCCTCACCGACGCAGGCTACACCGTAACAGCAGGCGTCTTGAACCAGCTAGATACTGACCATGAATCCGCCTTGTCGCTGGGTGTAGAGATGGCAAGTGAAGCTCCCCTCTCGCCTATAACGGATGCGGCGCATGAAGCTAACTTGGAGTTAATTGCCAAGGCAAACGCCGTGATTCTAACATCGGTTCCTTTTGGCTGGGGCAACCTTCGCAATTTAGAAGCCGCACAGTTCGCGTTAAAACGCGGAGTTTTGACGTTTGTGGTTGACCGTGTCCCCGTGAAGGACCGCGATTTCACGAAGGGAAAAGCTTCAAAGTTGTTTTCGGAGTTAGAGGCGTTGGGGGCTGTGTTTGTGGGTGGTCAGGAGGAGATTTTAGAGTTGCTAAACGTGTCTGAGGATAAGCTTAAGGCAGCAAAGGTGTCTTCAAAAGATGTGCTTGCCCACCTTAAACCCAAAAAGGGAACTTAAAGAAAGTCATATAACTGACAAACAAAAACAAACAGGAAGAGGATGTATTAGATGAAAGTTGTAGTTTCTTGGAGTGGAGGAAAAGATAGCTGTTTTGCTCTGTATAAAGCGTTGGAGGACGGCTTGGAAGTTGTTAGTCTTTTGACTTTTATGAAGAGTGATGAGCAGTCGAATTTCCATGGAATAAACGCGAAGATTTTGGATGAGCAAGCTTTGTCTCTTGGTTTTCCGTTGGCGAAATGCGTGACAACCCCTGAAGGTTACGAGGAGCAGTTCAAAGAGGCACTAAGCGGGTTCAAAGAAAAAGGCGCGGAAGGCTTGGTAACTGGCGACATATACGAGGTCTCAGGGCATGAAGAACGCTGGCTAGAACGCATGTGCCGCGAAGTAGACCTAAAACCCATACGTCCCCTCTGGCAAGCAGACACCAAACAACTCTTCAAAGAATTCATAGACGCAGGCTTTAACGCAACCGTCGTACGCACCAACCCCAAAGCCCTAACCACAGATTGGCTAGGCAGACAACTCAACAACCAGTTCCTAGAAGACATCCTAAAACTCGACAACGTCGACCCCTGCGGCGAAGGCGGCGAATACCACACCGTCATGACCGACGGCCCCAACTTCAAAAACCGCATAAACCTCATAGACACCAAAAAACAAACCGTAGATGGTTTTGGACGACTAGAAATCATGGGGTTCACGGTTACACCCAAACAGGGGCAACAGTAACATGGCAGCCGTCTCTGGCGTGTTAACTGCCCAAAACCAGCCCAAAGCACAGGCGTTCCTGAAGCAAATCCAAGGCAAAAAAGCGCAGTTCATACTAACCATAGCCACCACTGAAACCGCTAAAATCTCTGGCATATCCGCCGCGGGCAAACACCCTGAATTCACCGACTACACCCCACCCGCCGACGCTGAACTGCTCTTGCTTGGCAAATGCAAATGCATAAACGGTGTCCCAGTCACGCCAGACGGCATCCCAACCCCCGCCCTCATCGCCATGTCCGCCCTAAAAGCGGCTGATATCCCCGTTTTGATAGCCAGTGGCGGTTTGCAAATCAAGCCCCAAGTTCCCTACCTAGAGTTAGGCGGTAGCCCTGGCAGAGATATCCAAACAGGCAACGCCGTAGATAACGCTGCAGAAGTTATCGAACGCGCAAAACTGGCAGGTGAGCACTTGGCAAAATCTGCGGATTACTTGGTAATTGGCGAGAGCATCCCTGGCGGAACAACCACCGCTTTGGGCGTTTTATCTGCCATGGGCATAAATGCTAAAGGGAAAGTCAGCAGCAGTCTCCCCGATAATCCCCATGACCTAAAAAACCAAGCCGTACAAAAAGGGTTAGCCGCGGCAGGCATAGGCTTTGGAGGCTTTGCCAAGGAGCCTGTAAAGGCGATTTCGTGTCTGGGCGACCCCATGATGGCGGCGTTTGCAGGGCTGGTTTTGGGTGCGGCTCCGCAGGTTCCCGTGTTGATGGCTGGGGGCACACAGATGACCTCTGTCTTAGCTGCAGTTAACGCCTTAAACCCCAAAGTCCTGTGCAACATAGCCGTAGGCACGACTCGTTGGGTTCTAAACGATACGTCCTCAGACATCCAAGGCATAATCGCGCAAATTTCGCCTGAGGTTCCCGTTTTGGCGGCGGATTTGAATTTTGGTGCGTCACGGTTTGACGGGTTAAAAGCTTACGAGCAAGGCATAGTCAAAGAAGGCGTAGGCGCAGGCGGAACCTCCATAGCCGCCATGGCAAAATACGAAGGCGCCATAACCACCAATACCCTGCTAAGCGACATAGAAAAAAACTATGCTGCCCTTATGAACTTAAAGTGACCCAGCGTGTTTAAAGCCATAAAGAACCTGCTCGCGTTCCTAACCGTGATTCCCGTACGCATGGATATGGACTGCTTAGTGGATTCTGCACGGTACATGTACCTCTTCCCCCTCATCGGGGCACTTTTGGGGTTGCTGGCAGGCGCTTTTGGCTACGCAATGTTTTTGTTTCTTCCCGCTTCGGTCGCGGGGGCGTTAACGCTGGGCGTTTTGCTTCTCCTCACAGGCTTGCACCACGCGGACGGTTTGCTGGATTTTGGCGACGCCATCATGTACCAAGGAACTGCTGAACGCAAAATCGAAATCATGCACGACCAACTCACAGGCGCAGGCGCACTAGGCTTGGGCATTATGACCTACATAACAACGGCGATAGCTTTTGGGGAGCTGCAGCTTGGGCTTGTGATTCAAAGCGTAATCATCATCGAATTATGCGCTAAACTTGCCATGGTCGTCGGGGCACGGGCAGGAAAAGCCGCCCACAAAGGCATGAACTCCTCGTTCCTTGAGCAGATGCACGGCGCCAAAGGCAGCTTACGCTTGATAGCAGCGGTTGCGTTGTCTTTGCTGGTCGCGGTTCCGCTCATGTGGCTCTCAGGCTTCCCCCTTGTGGGCTTTGCCGTGGTAGCGGCTTCAGTGCTCACGGGGTTAGTTATGGTTTTCATTTCGCACAAGCACTTCAAATGCATCACAGGCGACGTTTTAGGCGCAACCAACGAACTCACCCGCCTAGTCTGCACCATAGTTCTGCTCGCAACGGTGATGGCGCTATGACTGTAACGGCGCTTATCATGGCAGGCGGCAAAGGCACACGCATGGCACTTAAAACCGAAAAGCCCCTCATCCTCGTTGGCGGCAACCCCGTAATCGACCACGTCTTGTATGCGCTGCAAAACGCCAAAACCATCGACAACATCGCCGTAGCCATAACAGACAACACCCCCAACACCACACAACACCTCCAAACACACTTCCCCCAAATCACCGTAGTCAAAACCCCTGGCAAAGAATACGTCTCCGACATGGGTAACGCCGTCAAACAACTAAACCTGCAAACCGTCATGGCAATCGCCGCCGACCTCCCCCTCATAACCAGCCAAGTCATAGACGAAATCATAACCGCATACTACAAATGCAACAAACCCACCCTCGCCGTTGCCGTGCCCCAAGAAACCAAACGCAAATTAGGCATGGGCCTAGGCTACGCCTTCGAACACGACGGGCAACAAGTCGTCCCCGCAGGCATCAACATCATAGACGGCACAAAAATCGACGACGGCGAACTCGAACAAGCAGTCTACATCACCGACAAACCCCAAGTCGCCGTAAACATCAACACCACCCAAGAACTCCAAATCGCACAAAACCTCACCAAAAACCGCCAATAGCACACATAATCGGTTCTTCTCCAAAACCCTCGTTTTCACCAACCTATTTGGATGCTAATTTTAATTGTATGCAGAAAAGGGGGGAGGGGGTCTAATGTTTTGGTGGAAAGAGTTGTTGTTAGTTGGGTTGGGTTAGGGTGAGTAGGGTGGCTTTGGCTGAGTATAGTCTGTTTTGAGCTTGTTCGTAGATTACTGA
This DNA window, taken from Candidatus Bathyarchaeota archaeon, encodes the following:
- a CDS encoding TIGR00303 family protein, whose translation is MAAVSGVLTAQNQPKAQAFLKQIQGKKAQFILTIATTETAKISGISAAGKHPEFTDYTPPADAELLLLGKCKCINGVPVTPDGIPTPALIAMSALKAADIPVLIASGGLQIKPQVPYLELGGSPGRDIQTGNAVDNAAEVIERAKLAGEHLAKSADYLVIGESIPGGTTTALGVLSAMGINAKGKVSSSLPDNPHDLKNQAVQKGLAAAGIGFGGFAKEPVKAISCLGDPMMAAFAGLVLGAAPQVPVLMAGGTQMTSVLAAVNALNPKVLCNIAVGTTRWVLNDTSSDIQGIIAQISPEVPVLAADLNFGASRFDGLKAYEQGIVKEGVGAGGTSIAAMAKYEGAITTNTLLSDIEKNYAALMNLK
- the cobS gene encoding adenosylcobinamide-GDP ribazoletransferase, translating into MFKAIKNLLAFLTVIPVRMDMDCLVDSARYMYLFPLIGALLGLLAGAFGYAMFLFLPASVAGALTLGVLLLLTGLHHADGLLDFGDAIMYQGTAERKIEIMHDQLTGAGALGLGIMTYITTAIAFGELQLGLVIQSVIIIELCAKLAMVVGARAGKAAHKGMNSSFLEQMHGAKGSLRLIAAVALSLLVAVPLMWLSGFPLVGFAVVAASVLTGLVMVFISHKHFKCITGDVLGATNELTRLVCTIVLLATVMAL
- a CDS encoding NTP transferase domain-containing protein, which encodes MTVTALIMAGGKGTRMALKTEKPLILVGGNPVIDHVLYALQNAKTIDNIAVAITDNTPNTTQHLQTHFPQITVVKTPGKEYVSDMGNAVKQLNLQTVMAIAADLPLITSQVIDEIITAYYKCNKPTLAVAVPQETKRKLGMGLGYAFEHDGQQVVPAGINIIDGTKIDDGELEQAVYITDKPQVAVNINTTQELQIAQNLTKNRQ